CGGAGTTCCCGAAGTTATCTATAATGATTTAGCATAAAATTTTACACAGCGGCTTTTCAAGCGCGGAGATAGTACATGTTCACATTAAAACAATATCAGCAAAGAACTTTAGACACTCTGACATCTTTTTTGAAAAAAGCGCGTATTTTCGGGGCAGAAACTGCATTTGAAGAATATGCGGCAATGCCAAACAAAACATACGAACCTATCGCCGAACTGCCTTTAACTCCATATATCTGCTTAAGACTTCCTACCGGCGGCGGAAAAACATACCTCGCTGCAAATGCGGTAAAGGTTGCCGCTCAAAATTATTTAGATAAAGATTTTCCCATTGTTTTATGGCTTACGCCTACCACAACAATAAAAGAACAGACAATAGAAACATTAAAAAATTCCAGTCATCCAAACAGAGAGATTTTAGATGAAACTTTTGCCGGAAATGTTGAAATTTACGATATATCCGAATTTGAAAGAATAAAACCTCAAGATATAAAAGCAAATGTATGTATAATCGCGGCGACAATTCAGTCTTTTAGAGTTGATAAAACAGAGGGAAGACTGATATATTCTCATAACGAAAATTTAGAAACGCATTTTGTAAATATACTTGACAATAAACCGCTAAGTTTGGAGAGAATAGAAGACAGCCGCCCTGACAGCGGAAAAATTAAGTGCTCTTTCGCGAATCTGCTTAATATTCACAATCCTTTAGTAATTGTCGACGAAGCCCATAATGCAAGCACAAAATTGAGTTATAAAGTAATGGAAAGAGTAAACCCCGCATGTATTATTGAATTTACGGCTACTCCTGCTGCCAACAGCAATGTTTTAGTTAAAGTTTCAGCTATGGAACTTAAAGCTGAAGAAATGATAAAACTCCCTATCATTTTAAAAGAAAATCAGACTTGGGAGGAATCTCTTGCCGACTCTGTTTTAATGCGCAGAAAACTTGCCGAAACTGCCATAAAAGACGAACATTATATACGACCTATCGTTTTAATTCAGGCAGAAAATGAAAACAGAGAAATAACCGTAGATGTTATAAAAAAATATCTGATGGAAAATGAGAAAATAGAGCCGGAACAAATTGCAATTGCAACCGGAGAACAGAGAGAACTTGATAATATTGACATTCTAAGCAAAGACTGTAAAATACAATATATTATTACAAAGCAGGCATTAAAAGAAGGCTGGGATTGTCCTTTTGCATACATATTCTGCTCTGCTGCAAGTACAAAGTCTGCTAAAGATGTGGAACAACTGCTCGGCAGAGTTCTGCGTATGCCGTATGCAGCCAAAAGAAACGATGAGGACTTGAATAAGGCTTACGCTTTTGTTTCAAGATCATGCTGGACTAATTCCGTAAGTTTTCTGCAGGATAAACTTGTACGTATGGGGTTTGAAAACTGGGAAGCTGAAAATGCGCTGCAGGCGAACTTAATGCTTGATGCTGGAAAAATTCAGAATAGGAACGAGTTTTCTTTTACAGCTAAATTAGATACGTCTTATTTCGCCCAGACGGAAATAAAAATACTTGAACTTAGAGAAAACCAAAACGGATATGCAGTAATGAAATTAAGTAAAGACACTCCCAGGGAATTATTTGAAAAAATACAAACTAATCTCCCCGAAGCTGACAAAAAAGTTTTTAAGAATATTGCAGATTTTATATCTAAAGCTTCAATTCTATCGCCAGCGCAAAGAGGGGAAGAAATAAGCGTCCCGCAGCTTTGTCTTAACATATCCGGAGAATGGGAAGCTGTAACCGATAAAGAACAATATCTGCCAGACGGATGGAATCTGCTTGACTGTAAAGCTGAACTTTCGCCATCGGAATTTAGTATTGAAAATAAAGGAAAAATTTTTGAAATTGATATAAACGACAATAAAATAACAAACAGATATATTCAAGAAACATTGACGATAGACTTAGATAATCTTGAATCAGACTGGACAAATTCAGAACTTTCAAGATGGCTTGACAAAAATATAAGACAACCGGATATTGAACAGCCTATTTTGCTTGAATTTCTAAGAAAAATGATTGAATACCTAAATTTAACAAGAAATATTCCTTTAACGTCTTTGATAAGAACAAAATTTATTTTAGCCGAAGTCATAAATAATAAAATAGGCAAATACAGGACTGAAGCGTATGTAAAAGCCTATAGAGACTTATTTGTCAGTTTGAGCCAAAATATTGAAACGAAATCTGAATCTAGCTTTCTTTTTAAGTTCGGGCAAGAATATCAGCCTCTGTCTATATATGAGGGCACAACAAAATTCAATAAACATCTCTATGAACATATCGGCGCTATGAACAAAGAAGAAGAAAACTGTGCCGCTGTTATTGATAGTTTGGAAGAAGTTAAATACTGGGTGCGTAACATTGAAAGAAGCAATTATTCGTTTTTTCTGCCGACTTCAACAGACAGATTTTATCCTGATTTTATAGCTTTGTTAACCGACGGCAGAATTTTAGCCGTAGAATATAAGGGCGGACATTTATTGTCAACTGACGATACAAAAGAAAAAGAAAATATCGGCAGACTCTGGCAGGAAAAAAGCGGCGGAAAATGTCTATTCATGCTATCATCAAAAGAGAATTTAGAGCGGCAAATTATTGATAAAATAAAAGAGGAATAAAAATGCCGATAAACATCTTATCTCAGGAAACAGTCAATAAAATAGCTGCAGGCGAAGTTGTGGAACGCCCGTTAAACGCCGTTAAAGAACTTGTAGAAAACTCTTTAGACGCTTTTGCGTCTTCTATAACAGTTGAAATAGAAGAAGCGGGGAAAAAGCTTATAAGAGTTTCCGATAACGGTTTCGGCATGGACAAAAAAGATTTGGAACTATCTATATTAAGACACGCCACGAGCAAAATAGACGATTTTAAAGATTTGATGCATATTCATTCTTTAGGATTTAGAGGAGAGGCTCTTGCTTCTATAGCAGCCGTTTCAAATTTTGAAATAAAAACAAGAAAAAAAGGCGAGAACTCCGGCTGGAAACTTTCAGTCGCAGGCGCTAAAGACATTAAAGTTATGCCATGGTCAGGTGCGGAAGGAACAATAACAGAAGTTAAAAGCTTATTTTTCAATACTCCGGCGAGACAAAAATTTTTAAAAAGCGATTCTACCGAACGTTCAAGAATTATAAATTCGCTCGAAGAAACGGCTCTTGCAAACTATGATATATCTTTTAAAATATTCTCTGAAAACAAAACTGTTTTTTCTGCGGCTCAGACGGATAGCAAAACAGAGAGAATTGCAGATATTTTGGGTAAAGATTTCGCAAAAACTCTCAAAAATATAAAAATAGACCATCCTAAAATTTCATTAGATGTTTATTTTACAGGCAGAGATAATTCTTTGCCTAACAAAAAATATCAGTATCTTTTTGTAAATTCCAGACCGGTAAATTACCCTAAACGGCTTATGCATTGTGTTTATCAGTCTTATAAGGAATCTATCCCCCGCGATAAATATCCGGGAATCTTAATTTATACCGATGTTGATCCATCGGAAATCGATGTAAACATACACCCGGCAAAAAGAGAAGTAAAGTTTGCAGATGAAAACGGCATATATGATATACTTTTTAAGGCGTTAAGAAATGCGCTTATGTCGCAAGGTCATCCGGAAATTAAAATAACTTATCCGCCGCTAGATAAAGAAAAATCCGCAAAGCAAGAGGTTGAGGGGAGTACCGCTCCTCGCTTTACCCCTAAAATACAACAGCCCGTCATTTATGCCAGAGAGCCTAAACCAAAGTACAACTATGCTTCTTTAAAACAAACCTGCAGTATAGACAAATATGCAGACGTTTTTGCAAAACAGGAGGAGCTTACGCCTGAAAATTTTGACAGCAACATAAAAGTTATCGGACAGGTTTTTGATACTTACATTATTGCTTCAAATAAAGGCGACTTATATATTTTTGACCAGCATGCCGCTGCAGAAAGAGTGAGATACGAATTTTATCTTTCGCAGATGAAAAGTCAGACTATTAAAATACAGCAAATGCTTATGCCAGAAAATTTTGACCTTTCTCCGAGTATTTCGGAACTTCTTAAGGCAAATATAAACATTTTCAATGAATTAGGGATAAGTATTGAAGAATTCGGACAAAATTCTTTTAGAATTACAGCATATCCGGCACTGCTTGGAAATATATCAATGGAACAAATAGTTAAGACAATAATTTCAGATATTGAAGATGATAAACATGCAGAAATAGAGCAGAAAAGGGATAAAATTATACGGTTGGCATGCCGTGCAAGCATAAAAGCGGGCGATAATGTTTCGTTTATTGAAGCCAAAAAACTGATAAACGATCTCTTTAAATGCAAACAGTCTTTTACATGTCCGCACGGCAGACCTACAGCATATAAAATTTCATTAAACGAGATAGAAAAGTTTTTTAAAAGAAAATAAATGCTGTTATTCTCAACGGACTTGAATAATCGATCCCTTATCTGTCATTCTGAACGAAGTGAATAATCCACAGTAAACAAACTGGTTAAGAAGAAAGAAAGATTAAATTAATTGAAAACTGCAATAGGACTGGAGCGATTTAGACAATTGCTTAGTATAGGCGGATGCTTCAATGACTTTGTACTTTCACTATAACAGGAACGATACAAAAATTATAGACATAATTGTTATTTCAGGACCAACTGCGAGCGGAAAGACAAAAAAAGCTGTCGAGTTTTGTAAAGAAAAAAACGGCGAGATAATTTCCTGCGATTCAAGACAGATTTATAAATATTTAGATACCGGTACAAATAAAGAGGGAGTTTTTTTACAAAACGGACTCCGCAGAATTGACGGAGTCTTACAGCATTTAACTGATATTTTAAATCCTGATCAAAATTACAGCGCTGCAAAATTTGTAAAAGATGCCGATTTAAAGATTTCAGAAATTTTAAAAAAGGGAAAAGTTCCCGTTGTAACAGGCGGGACGGGACTATACATTAAAGCTTTGCTTTACGGACTTGATGAGATGCCGAAAGCGGATAAAACGTTAAGAAAAGAATTAAAGACTAAATCTCAAGACGAACTTTATAGTGTACTCTTGAAATCAGACCCGGAAGCTGCCGAAAAGAACAAAAAAAATCCGCAAAGACTTCTTAGAGCGCTTGAAGTTAATATTCTTTCAGGCAGAACCATGCAAGAACACTTTAAGTCTAAAAGTCCGAGATATAATTTTGGACATTACAGCATATCCGTTGATAATAAAATTCTCTATAAAAAAACTAATGAGAGATGTAAATATATGATTGAAAACGGAATGATCGAGGAAACGCAAAAAGTTTTAAATATGGGGTTTGATAAAAACTGTTCTGCGTTAAGCGGCATAGGGTACAGACACATAATACAGTACCTTGAAAAAAAGATTTCAAAAGAGGATTTAATTTTAGAATTTTCAAAAGATACAAGGCATTATGCCAAACGACAAAATACATGGTTTAAAGCTCAGCCTGATGTTGATTTTATGTTCTACTAAAAAATATTCAGCCAGTTTAAAGACGATTACAGTTTGAAAGCTTTTATTTTTACGAGGGAAAATAATAATTATTTTGATTTGATAAAATAATTTGTTATTCTATTTTATAGAAACAAAAAGCAGGAAACCTTATTAACTATGCCGGTAAACCGCAGGAATTTTAATCTTTACTTGTCATGTTGAGGCGGATGAAGTCCCAGAAACATACACTCTCTTTTTTCTAGATTCTTCAAAGGTTTTGTCTTTTCAGAATGACAGATAAGTTCAGAAAGTCTCTTGTGCGTTTGAATAAGAATCTCAAATGAGTTCGGTGATTAAGATAGTAATGATTTATTAAAGCTTTATACCTAATTAAAAATATTTAATGGTTATCAAAATATGAATTATATTAAAAAAATTAAAATTGAAAATTATAAATGTTTTAGAGAGTTCTCTCTTGAATTAAATAAAGATATGAACATTATAGTAGGATACAATGAATCGGGTAAATCAACTATTCTCGAAGCAATACATCTTGTTTTATCAGGCTATTTTCTCAATGGGAAGTATTTGAGCAATAATGAATTGTCAGAGTATATTTTTAATAAAGAAATAGAGAAAGAGTACTTAGATAGTTTAAATGGAATAGATAACCATCAAAATCCGCCGAGGGTTTTAATCGAGATTTTTTTTGACAGCAATGATTTGCCAGAATTTGAAGGAGATGGTAATAGTGATAAAGAGAAGAATTGCGGACTTTGTTTAAAAATTGAATTTAATGATGAATATCAGGGGGATTACAACGAATTAATAAAAACAAAAATAACTAGCATTCCAATTGAATATTATAAAATTGTGCGGATGTCTTTTGCTCGTGACAATATTATTAAAAAGAAAATACCCATTAAATCTGTTTTAATAAATTCTACTTCTATATCTGCCCGAAGTTCTAATATATACATCTCTAAAATTAAGGATGATTTAACTGTACGAGAATCAGCCACATTATTACAGACTTATAGGAAATCAATAGAAGAAACATTTATAAATGACTCAAAAGAAACACTAAATAGAAAAATTGATGAAAATCCTGATATTTCTAAAAAAAAATTGAAATATCTGTTGATTTATCAGTAGAGAATACTTGGGAAAACGCTTTAATGACTTATTTTAACGGCATTCCGTTTCATCAAATAGGAAAAGGAGAACAATGTTTAATCAGTACTAATCTTGCATTGGCGCATAAAAGGGCAAAAGAATCCAACTTAATTTTAATAGAAGAACCTGAAAATCACTTGTCACACACAAAGTTAAATCAACTTATTAAAAGTATTAATGATAAATGCAAAGAAAAACAAATAATTATTACAACGCATAATAATTTTGTAGCAAATAAATTAAAACTTAAAAATCTAATTTTGCTAAATGAAGAAAAAGATAAACGGACATCTTCTTCATTTAACTCTTTAGAAGAAGAAACTTATAAATTTTTTGAGAAGTTGCCGGGTTATGAGACTTTAAGGATGATATTATGCAAAAAGGCAATACTTGTGGAAGGAGCATCAGATGAATTAATTATCCAAAGAGCGTTTATGGATAAAAACAACAACGCATTGCCAATAGAAAAAGAGATAGATGTTATTTCTGTAAAAGGTCTTGCTTTTAAACGTTTTTTAGATGTTGCAAAAATGATAAAAAAGCCTGTTGCTGTTGTTGCCGATAATGATGGAAATTTTGAAAAAAACATTGAAAATAAGTATAAAGGTTATAAACAAGATGAGTTTATTAAGATATTTGCAGATAAGAGAGTAGAATTCCCTACTTTAGAACCTCAAATAGCAGATGCAAACAAAGATGAAGATAATTTAAAGCTTCTTTGCAAAGTTTTACAAATTAATTCTAGTAAATATCACACGCCAAAATCAGTTGCTGATTATATGGAGCAGGAGCATAATAAAACTGAATGTGCATTGAAAATCTTTAATGCAAATGCAAAAGAAAAAATTAAATATCCTGACTATATTAATAATGCAATAGACTGGTGTAATGAACAAAAACAATAGATTAATCATAGCAGTTGCTGGTTCCGGCAAAACAACATTTCTTGTGAATGAAGCAATGAAAATCAAAAATGAGAAAATATTGTTTACAACATATACAGATAATAATGCTGATGAAATAAAACAAAAATTTATTAGTGAATATAATTGCATTCCAGAACTTGTGACAATTCAACCATGGTTTTCTTTTTTGATTCAACACGGTGCAAGACCGTATCAAGGTTCATATAATGGGGCAATGTTTGAATATAATATAAAAGGTTTAACTCTACTTAATGAAAAATCCGGTTATAAATATAATAAAAATGATAAGCCTATTATTACAGATTCTGCAGAGAAAAAGGATTTTAAAAAGCATTTTTTTGACAACAGAAATAAAATATTTTCTGATAAGCTGGCAAAATTTGTTTTTAAAGCAAATAAGTCCTCAAATAATGAAGTTATAAATAGAATTACGAGAATTTATTCCTACATATTTATTGATGAAGCTCAAGATTTGGCGGGATATGATTTAGATATTATAAAATTGTTGCTCAAAAAATCTTCTAATATTGTATTAACAGCTGATCCTCGTCAAGTAACATATTCGACACATCGAGCAGTTCGAAATCAGAAATATAAAGGTGGTAAAATAAAAGATTTTCTTGATGAAAATTGTAAAAATTTAATTAAAATTGATTATACTTCTTTAAACGTATCACACCGTAATAATCAAGAAATATGTGATTATTCATCAGATCTTTATCCAGAGTTTCCCAAAAGCAATACATGTGCATGTTGCAATAATAATAATATAAGTCATAATGGTATTTTTCTTTTGAGGAAAAAAGATATTGAACCATATATGCATATTTATAATAATGTAATTCAACTCAGATGGAATAGAAATGTAGAAATGGTGAAAACCTATCGTGTTTTTAATTTTGGAGAATCCAAAGGAAAAACATTTGAAAGAGTGCTTATTTATCCAACGACGGATATGAAAAAATGGATAGTTGATAATAAGAGTACTTTAACAAATGAAGCAAGAGCTAAATTTTATGTAGCAATTACACGTGCTAAATACAGTGTTGCTATTGTTGTTAATGACGATGATATTGATATTAAAAGAGCTGAAGAGAGAGGAATATCATTTGAAAAGATTTATGATGACGTTAAAAGAGAGGTTCAACTATATAAATTATATAAAAAGAATTTTTAGAAACTTAAATTTGAATAGATTTGGAAAGGAAATAGATAAACTACAATAAAATTTTTTGAACAAAAAACTCTTCTATAATAAACAATATCTTAATCTTACCAAAATCACTGAAACCGAGAAATTATTTCGTATAATATTAATAATTTAGAAATTTGTCAGCTGAAATATTTGCTACCGAAATATCTAAAGTAAACCATCTAAAAATCGCATTATTGCAAAGCATATCCAAAGCATATCTAAAATGCTGCGGAGACTTGCAAAAAACTGGAACTAGAAAGGGATAAACCTGTAATTATAGTCCGCAGACTAAAAAGGAAGAATAAGTTCCGCTTAAAGTAAATATGGGAAATAAAACGCTTGCAAAAAACGCCGTAAAAACAGCTTTCGGCACTGCTCTTTCAAGAATTCTCGGATACATAAGAGATATGCTTGTCGCTAATTTATTCGGCATCGGCATGTCTGCCGATGCTTTTTATGCGGCTTTGAAAATTCCAAGCCTTTTCAGACGTCTATTCGGCGAAGGTTCATTTTCAGCGGCTTTTATACCGGTACTCAGCGAATACCTGAACACAAAGGAAAAAACAGAAACACAGAAATTTTTAAATGCAATATTTACAGTTTTATTGTTGATACTTGCAGCAATATCTATTTTAGGAATATGTTTTGCTCCTGCCCTTGCAAAATTGACAGCGTGGGGATTTGCAAATAATCCCGAAAAAATGCAACTTACAATAGAACTCACAAGACTGTTGTTTCCTTTAATTCTTTTCATATGCCTTGCCGCTTTTCTGCTTGCAGTATTAAACACTTTACATTCGTTTTTTATTCCGGCGCTTGCTCCGGGGGCAATAAGTTTTTCTGAGGTTTTTTATATGCTTATTTTTGCTCCGGCAATTATACAAGGAAATCAGCTTAAAGGACTTGCCGTAAGCATTGTTGCCGGCGGAGCGCTGTATTTTTTTATACAGTATCCTAAACTTAAAAGTCTGGGCTGGCATTTAAAATTCAAAGTTGATTTAAAACATCCGGGCATAAAGAAAATCGCATTTCTTATGATACCTTCGATGATAGGCTTATCTGCAGATCAGATAAATGCTTTTGTTGACAATGTATACGCATCTTTTCTTGGGGACGGACCCGCAGGAGTGCTTTATTATTCCAACAGACTTATGCAGATGCCGCTGGCGGTTTTCGGACTTGCTTTTGCGACTGCTTCTCTTCCTGCAATGTCAAAAGCTTATATTCAAAAAGATATAACAGCGCTTAAAAATTCTCTCAATTACTCTATACGGTTTACAGTTTTTATCCTTCTTCCCGCAGCGGCAGGACTTATGGTTATAGGACTTCCTATAGTAAAACTTTTATTTGAGCACGGAAAATTTAATTATTCTGGATCTTTAATGACGTACAACGCCTTATTTTATTATTCTTTAGGACTTCCAGCTTATGGTGCCGCAAAAATTTTTGCAAATGTATTTTACTCGTTTCAAGATACAAAAATGCCTGTCAAAATAGCTATAAGCGCTATGATTTTACACGTTATTTTATGTTTTTTATTAATGCGTCCTATGGGTGTCGGCGGATTTGCGCTTGCAACAGCAGCGTCATCTTACTTTAATCTGTTCCTACTTGCCGCATATCTCAGAAAACGCATAGGTAAACTTGGTCTCAAAAAAATATTACTTTCATCTTCAAAATCCCTGTTTGCATCCGTTATTACCGGCATTACAGCTTGGAATGTATGCAGAATTTCAGAAAATTTATTTATCTCAGTCCCTATTTCAATAATTTCAGGTTTAGCCGCATTTGCAGCAGTTTCATACATATTAAAATCTGAAGAATTAAATTCATTTATGCAGTTTTTATCAAGAAAACAAAAATGAGCGAGAACAGCGTGAATTTGTATGACAGATCATAAAAATAAAAAACTTGAAAATATTCCAAAACTTCCCGGGGTTTATATAATGCGCGATGGAGTCGGCAGCATTATATACATCGGTAAAGCAAAAAGTCTTAAAAACAGAGTATCATCATATTTTAACGCCGATATAAATTCAAAAGCTGCCTCTATTATAACGGCAATGCGTAAAATTGATTATATTTTATGTACTTCCGAAAGAGAAGCGCTGATAATTGAAAGACAGCTGATAAACAAAGTCCAGCCCTATTTCAATTCAATGTGGAAAGATGACAAATCCTATCCGTACATAAAATTTTCAATAGACGAAGACTTTCCGCGTTTGGCGCTTACAAGAAAAAAACTTAAAGACGGCGCTTTGTATTTCGGACCGTATCCGCAGGTTTTTTATATAAAAAAATTTGTCCGATGGCTTGTAAAACTTTTTAAAATCCGTCCGTGCAAGATGGATTTATCGGAAGAATCTCTTCCCGAAGAAAAAAAGGTTAAATCATGCCTTTACCATCATACGGAAATGTGTACCGGTCCGTGTCTCGGTAAAATTATGTCAAAAGATTATAAAAAAAAAATCAAAGATATTGAGTTATTTTTAAATGGCAAATTTAAAAAACTTGAAGACGACTGGAAAACGCAGATGTTTGACTTAAGCGAAAATATGCGTTATGAAGAAGCAAAAGAAATAAGAGACAGGCTTTATGCGCTGCAAAATATGTCTGAAAGAGTTATTATAAGCGAAATTACGCAGGACGAAATAAATAACTCTGTCAAAAGAGCAAACAGCATAAACGAATTAAAAAATGTTTTGAGATTAAAACACCAGCCGGCGGTAATAGAAGGCTTTGACAATTCAAATATACAGGGGACGAATGCCGTTGCTTCCATGGTAAGATTTCAAAACGGTATTGCCGACAAAAAAAACTATAGAAGATTTAAAATCAAAACCGTTGCCGGCGCAGACGATTTTGCAAGCATGAAAGAAGTCGTTTTCAGAAGATATTCATCATTAATAAGAAAGAATGAAAAACTGCCGGATCTGATTTTAATTGACGGCGGAAAGGGACAGCTTGGAGCCGCGGTAAGCGCGCTTGAAGAGCTTCAGTCGCAAATTCCTATAATTTCGCTTGCAAAAAAGAATGAAGAAATTTTTTTACCAAGCAAAGATAGCGCGATGCTTTTAAGCAGACATTCGGCAGCTTTAAGACTTTTACAGTCCGTAAGAGATGAAGCGCACAGATTTGCCGTAAGCTATCACAGAAAACTCAGAGCAAAAGAGTTCGGAGTATAAAATTTATATCATTCTATTGATCAGTCAGAAGACGGTTTTACAACGCTGATCAGCATTAATAAAACTAAACTTCTAATTATAGGATAAACTGTGAAAAAAATACCAAAAGACATTATTGAAAAGATGAAAAACTATCCAGACTTTTACGTAAAAGTCTGGAAAGCGTGCTTTAAAATATCCGCAGGAAAAACTTTAACTTACTTACAGCTTGCAAAAAATATAGGAGCGCCTAAAGCTGCAAGAGCGGTAGGCACAGCGTTAAGCAAAAATCCCTTTGCGCCGGTAATTCCCTGCCATAGAGTCATAAGAACTAACGGAAAAATGGGCGGCTATTCTGCAGCCGGCGGAATAAAGAAAAAATTAAAAATGCTTAGATACGAAAATGAAACCGGAAAAGATGCTTCGCTGGATTGACGATATTCCAAGAAATGCGGCAATGAATATGGCGCTTGATGAAATGCTGTTTAATGAATATAAGAACAATCCCGTATTAAGAACTTATTACTGGGACAATGCATACACAACAATAGGATATTTTCAAAAAGCTAAAGATGCGGGCGAATCCGGACTCGTAAGAAGATTTACCGGAGGGCTTACGGTAAACCATCATAACGATATATCATACAGTGTTATTACATCATCAGACTTTTTCAACGTGTACAACCAGCAGGAAATCTACAGAAACATTCATTTGGCAATACAAAAAGCTTTGCAGGCGCTTGGGATTAATTCTATAATTTTAAATAAAAAGACGAGAAATACAAGCATTATATGCGTCCAGACTTTCTGCGAAAACGATTTGATTTTAAACGGCAAAAAAATTGCAGGATCGTGTTTGCGAAGACGAGGTAGCAAACTTATAGTACAGGGATCAATTCATATACGCCTAAATATCGCCGAAAAAAAAGTTTTTTCCGTAAACTTTGCAAAAAATACGGCTGAGTTTCTTAAAACTGAGATAAAAACTTCAAGTTTTGACAATAACGACATTAAGCAAGCCCAAAAGATTGCCGGGAAAAAATACTCAAATCTGCAATGGAATAACAAATTTTAATATAAAAATGTTAAGACAAAGAAAAGCAGAATGGAATATAAATATTAAATATCAAAACTTGCCTATAAAATATTTTTTAACGTCACATACGTTCATTGACTAAACAGCATTTAATAAGTAAAATACATCAATATCATAATATAATAATTCAAATAAAATTTCAATGGATAACTTTTAAACTATAAAATATAGAAAAAGAAAATAAATGCAGGCTTGCTCTTGTTTATATTGCAAAAAAGTTTAAAAAATAGTTTTTTACGGCATACCGGTTCTGT
This genomic interval from Candidatus Endomicrobiellum trichonymphae contains the following:
- a CDS encoding DEAD/DEAH box helicase, with translation MFTLKQYQQRTLDTLTSFLKKARIFGAETAFEEYAAMPNKTYEPIAELPLTPYICLRLPTGGGKTYLAANAVKVAAQNYLDKDFPIVLWLTPTTTIKEQTIETLKNSSHPNREILDETFAGNVEIYDISEFERIKPQDIKANVCIIAATIQSFRVDKTEGRLIYSHNENLETHFVNILDNKPLSLERIEDSRPDSGKIKCSFANLLNIHNPLVIVDEAHNASTKLSYKVMERVNPACIIEFTATPAANSNVLVKVSAMELKAEEMIKLPIILKENQTWEESLADSVLMRRKLAETAIKDEHYIRPIVLIQAENENREITVDVIKKYLMENEKIEPEQIAIATGEQRELDNIDILSKDCKIQYIITKQALKEGWDCPFAYIFCSAASTKSAKDVEQLLGRVLRMPYAAKRNDEDLNKAYAFVSRSCWTNSVSFLQDKLVRMGFENWEAENALQANLMLDAGKIQNRNEFSFTAKLDTSYFAQTEIKILELRENQNGYAVMKLSKDTPRELFEKIQTNLPEADKKVFKNIADFISKASILSPAQRGEEISVPQLCLNISGEWEAVTDKEQYLPDGWNLLDCKAELSPSEFSIENKGKIFEIDINDNKITNRYIQETLTIDLDNLESDWTNSELSRWLDKNIRQPDIEQPILLEFLRKMIEYLNLTRNIPLTSLIRTKFILAEVINNKIGKYRTEAYVKAYRDLFVSLSQNIETKSESSFLFKFGQEYQPLSIYEGTTKFNKHLYEHIGAMNKEEENCAAVIDSLEEVKYWVRNIERSNYSFFLPTSTDRFYPDFIALLTDGRILAVEYKGGHLLSTDDTKEKENIGRLWQEKSGGKCLFMLSSKENLERQIIDKIKEE
- the mutL gene encoding DNA mismatch repair endonuclease MutL, with product MPINILSQETVNKIAAGEVVERPLNAVKELVENSLDAFASSITVEIEEAGKKLIRVSDNGFGMDKKDLELSILRHATSKIDDFKDLMHIHSLGFRGEALASIAAVSNFEIKTRKKGENSGWKLSVAGAKDIKVMPWSGAEGTITEVKSLFFNTPARQKFLKSDSTERSRIINSLEETALANYDISFKIFSENKTVFSAAQTDSKTERIADILGKDFAKTLKNIKIDHPKISLDVYFTGRDNSLPNKKYQYLFVNSRPVNYPKRLMHCVYQSYKESIPRDKYPGILIYTDVDPSEIDVNIHPAKREVKFADENGIYDILFKALRNALMSQGHPEIKITYPPLDKEKSAKQEVEGSTAPRFTPKIQQPVIYAREPKPKYNYASLKQTCSIDKYADVFAKQEELTPENFDSNIKVIGQVFDTYIIASNKGDLYIFDQHAAAERVRYEFYLSQMKSQTIKIQQMLMPENFDLSPSISELLKANINIFNELGISIEEFGQNSFRITAYPALLGNISMEQIVKTIISDIEDDKHAEIEQKRDKIIRLACRASIKAGDNVSFIEAKKLINDLFKCKQSFTCPHGRPTAYKISLNEIEKFFKRK
- the miaA gene encoding tRNA (adenosine(37)-N6)-dimethylallyltransferase MiaA, producing MTLYFHYNRNDTKIIDIIVISGPTASGKTKKAVEFCKEKNGEIISCDSRQIYKYLDTGTNKEGVFLQNGLRRIDGVLQHLTDILNPDQNYSAAKFVKDADLKISEILKKGKVPVVTGGTGLYIKALLYGLDEMPKADKTLRKELKTKSQDELYSVLLKSDPEAAEKNKKNPQRLLRALEVNILSGRTMQEHFKSKSPRYNFGHYSISVDNKILYKKTNERCKYMIENGMIEETQKVLNMGFDKNCSALSGIGYRHIIQYLEKKISKEDLILEFSKDTRHYAKRQNTWFKAQPDVDFMFY
- a CDS encoding AAA family ATPase, with amino-acid sequence MNYIKKIKIENYKCFREFSLELNKDMNIIVGYNESGKSTILEAIHLVLSGYFLNGKYLSNNELSEYIFNKEIEKEYLDSLNGIDNHQNPPRVLIEIFFDSNDLPEFEGDGNSDKEKNCGLCLKIEFNDEYQGDYNELIKTKITSIPIEYYKIVRMSFARDNIIKKKIPIKSVLINSTSISARSSNIYISKIKDDLTVRESATLLQTYRKSIEETFINDSKETLNRKIDENPDISKKKLKYLLIYQ
- a CDS encoding ATP-dependent nuclease, which codes for MTYFNGIPFHQIGKGEQCLISTNLALAHKRAKESNLILIEEPENHLSHTKLNQLIKSINDKCKEKQIIITTHNNFVANKLKLKNLILLNEEKDKRTSSSFNSLEEETYKFFEKLPGYETLRMILCKKAILVEGASDELIIQRAFMDKNNNALPIEKEIDVISVKGLAFKRFLDVAKMIKKPVAVVADNDGNFEKNIENKYKGYKQDEFIKIFADKRVEFPTLEPQIADANKDEDNLKLLCKVLQINSSKYHTPKSVADYMEQEHNKTECALKIFNANAKEKIKYPDYINNAIDWCNEQKQ